A genomic region of Lachnoclostridium edouardi contains the following coding sequences:
- a CDS encoding Fur family transcriptional regulator has product MIRSFSSAALQVHAAADEIYNEIVKEHKNISRGTVYRNLQRLCEMGEIKKKEIPGGPDRFDHLTSDHYHIRCTKCDRVFDVDMKYIADLEKSIENAHGFTFTGHDIVFKGLCPECKNNSKE; this is encoded by the coding sequence ATGATCCGGAGCTTCTCATCCGCCGCTCTACAGGTCCATGCCGCTGCAGACGAGATATACAATGAAATTGTTAAAGAGCACAAGAATATTAGCCGGGGAACTGTATACAGGAATCTTCAGCGTCTGTGCGAAATGGGTGAGATTAAGAAAAAGGAGATCCCCGGAGGACCTGACCGTTTCGACCATCTAACCAGCGATCATTATCACATCAGGTGTACAAAATGCGACCGCGTTTTTGATGTAGATATGAAATATATAGCTGACTTAGAGAAGTCTATTGAAAACGCCCATGGATTTACATTTACAGGACATGACATTGTCTTTAAAGGTCTTTGTCCAGAATGCAAAAACAATTCAAAGGAGTAA